In Penaeus monodon isolate SGIC_2016 chromosome 43, NSTDA_Pmon_1, whole genome shotgun sequence, one DNA window encodes the following:
- the LOC119568094 gene encoding LOW QUALITY PROTEIN: venom protease-like (The sequence of the model RefSeq protein was modified relative to this genomic sequence to represent the inferred CDS: substituted 1 base at 1 genomic stop codon) has product MDSDERVHRDYKFMLSKLYREQYSIYKQISVYGLQLVAILLELPKTGSLIGCLTMLTGVQGLKMPLSCSCRCGLVTNARIIGGQEISPHYKXPWLIGMLRPNKYKNEFFCGGSIINRSYVLTAAHCLLGDDNLPLPAKEFQVGIANHNFNSEDDDIQGVTQTVDVKSYIIHEDYVPQDLNDNNKDIALLLLKKSLDLTSHLQIQPVCLPSDPNRKYEGETGTVIGWGDTKNGKGAYPDAAREVDVPIRDCKRKKIAGSLITPQMMCAGRKKSKNKSAKDACFGDSGGPLFVKEDGKYTQVGIVSFGGSCLKPGVLVRVTEFLTWISDNTSDETYCQ; this is encoded by the exons ATGGACTCTGATGAGCGAGTTCACAGGGACTACAAATTCATGCTAT CCAAACTCTACAGAGAACAGTACAGCATTTACAAACAAATCAGTGTTTATGGTTTGCAATTGGTAGCGATTCTCTTAGAGCTGCCTAAGACAGGATCTTTGATTGGCTGCCTTACGATGCTTACAGGTGTACAGGGTCTGAAAATGCCCCTGAGCT GTTCTTGTCGTTGTGGACTGGTTACTAACGCCCGTATCATAGGGGGTCAAGAGATATCTCCTCACTACAAGTAACCTTGGCTTATTGGTATGCTTAGACCTAACAAGTACAAAAATGAATTTTTCTGCGGCGGATCTATCATTAACCGGAGCTACGTTCTAACTGCTGCACACTGTTTACTTGGTGATGACAATCTGCCTTTACCAGCAAAGGAATTTCAAGTAGGAATTGCTAACCACAATTTCAATTCTGAGGATGACGACATACAGGGCGTCACTCAGACAGTGGATGTGAAAAGTTACATCATCCATGAGGATTATGTCCCTCAAGatcttaatgataacaacaaagacatCGCTCTCCTGCTTTTGAAAAAGTCGTTGGATCTAACATCACACCTACAAATTCAACCAGTGTGTCTGCCTTCTGACCCGAACAGAAAGTATGAGGGAGAGACTGGGACCGTGATAGGCTGGGGAGACACAAAGAACGGGAAAGGGGCATATCCAGATGCTGCCAGGGAGGTCGATGTACCCATTAGAGACTGTAAACGCAAGAAAATAGCTGGTTCTCTAATCACCCCACAAATGATGTGTGCAGGGAGAAAGAAGTCAAAGAACAAAAGCGCAAAAGATGCCTGTTTTGGCGATTCTGGCGGTCCTCTTTTCGTCAAAGAAGATGGGAAATACACACAGGTAGGAATTGTCTCCTTTGGGGGAAGTTGCCTTAAGCCCGGTGTGTTGGTTCGAGTAACCGAGTTCCTCACATGGATCAGCGATAACACTTCTGACGAGACCTACTGCCAGTAA